From a region of the Synechococcus sp. PCC 7502 genome:
- a CDS encoding helix-turn-helix domain-containing protein, whose translation MSKFYPLEHKEWTEVRQNLKPVEIVVLYHLRTLDPFGDRTMRINVTELATELKINRSTCSRALKTLCNEGYITLQLDTVVVTVKKECDQKSTGVIKKSHSGSKKHTIDQKITQKDQKITEIDQKSTVIPSKATLGEDSEDSKTIKTNKTDQIRSKNENFELKNHEVEVKNDQEIAQETKDDPDKELKKFIIKTVEKQKGIEISNADAYAAKCLEKDRNHWRSLYEESKKTKPKPRDLIAEDIWRLEQSISAAIKMRDYEFARARLPDEFAEQIFEKHPEWRSLLCR comes from the coding sequence ATGAGTAAGTTTTATCCCCTAGAACATAAAGAGTGGACAGAAGTGAGACAAAACCTTAAACCTGTTGAGATTGTCGTTCTTTACCACTTAAGAACTCTCGATCCATTTGGCGATCGCACGATGCGGATCAATGTAACCGAGTTAGCAACTGAATTAAAAATAAATAGATCAACGTGCAGTAGAGCTTTAAAGACACTTTGCAATGAAGGCTATATTACCCTTCAACTAGACACGGTAGTAGTTACGGTAAAAAAAGAGTGTGATCAAAAAAGCACAGGTGTGATCAAAAAGTCACACTCTGGATCAAAAAAGCACACGATTGATCAAAAGATCACGCAAAAGGATCAAAAGATCACAGAGATTGATCAAAAAAGCACAGTGATACCCTCTAAAGCCACTCTAGGAGAGGATTCGGAAGACTCTAAGACTATTAAGACTAATAAGACTGATCAGATCAGATCGAAAAATGAAAATTTTGAATTAAAAAATCATGAGGTTGAAGTCAAAAACGATCAAGAGATCGCCCAAGAAACCAAGGACGATCCAGATAAAGAACTCAAGAAATTCATCATTAAGACCGTTGAAAAGCAAAAAGGGATAGAAATATCCAATGCCGATGCTTACGCTGCTAAATGCCTAGAAAAAGACCGAAATCATTGGCGATCGCTCTATGAGGAGAGCAAAAAAACAAAGCCGAAGCCGAGAGATTTAATTGCTGAAGATATTTGGAGATTAGAGCAGAGTATTTCAGCAGCAATAAAAATGCGAGATTACGAATTTGCTAGGGCAAGACTACCTGATGAATTTGCAGAGCAGATTTTTGAAAAACACCCAGAGTGGAGGAGCTTGCTATGCCGATGA
- a CDS encoding helix-turn-helix transcriptional regulator: protein MTLQRKEVMQQFVLFKPMDRDFCDRFSSKVRQLRGDQSQLQFARLLGVTQPTIAAWENGSIPNLENIEKLAELYAVKPEEFIAEMYGRAIVTETKEPIEDQIKKLPVKKLASLLMMIAVLIGGIVSIDNKDSDSNEKIIEKQENRR from the coding sequence ATGACGTTACAACGTAAAGAAGTTATGCAACAATTTGTTTTATTTAAGCCAATGGATCGAGATTTCTGCGATCGCTTTTCATCAAAGGTTAGACAGCTTAGAGGCGATCAGTCTCAGTTACAGTTTGCTAGATTGCTTGGCGTGACTCAACCGACTATTGCTGCGTGGGAAAATGGGAGTATTCCAAATCTTGAAAATATAGAAAAGTTAGCTGAACTTTATGCTGTTAAGCCAGAGGAATTTATTGCCGAAATGTATGGTCGAGCGATTGTTACTGAAACTAAAGAGCCTATTGAAGATCAGATTAAGAAATTACCAGTTAAAAAACTCGCTAGTCTGCTAATGATGATTGCGGTTTTAATTGGGGGAATCGTGTCAATTGATAACAAAGATAGTGATTCTAATGAAAAAATAATTGAGAAGCAAGAAAATAGACGGTAG
- a CDS encoding Rad52/Rad22 family DNA repair protein, which produces MTITEITEKLKQPFPAADHEIRELPGGKQWVYIRWQKIRSRLHQACPDWQVSYSDPNYLDEYCYVRCKLTIAGISREAVGNAKIQQLSSKGNDMSRGTPIERAIADAFKNAAESFGVGAYLDDQEFVIRHLCKEGDMRWHKLKQKM; this is translated from the coding sequence ATGACAATCACGGAAATTACCGAAAAATTAAAACAGCCATTCCCAGCAGCAGATCATGAAATTAGAGAGTTACCAGGTGGGAAGCAATGGGTTTATATCCGTTGGCAAAAAATCAGATCACGCCTTCATCAAGCTTGTCCAGATTGGCAAGTGAGTTACAGTGATCCAAATTACCTAGATGAATATTGCTATGTCCGATGTAAATTAACGATCGCTGGGATAAGTAGGGAAGCTGTGGGCAATGCCAAGATTCAACAATTATCTAGTAAGGGTAATGACATGAGCCGTGGCACTCCAATCGAGAGAGCGATCGCCGATGCTTTTAAAAATGCTGCTGAGTCGTTCGGCGTAGGTGCTTATCTGGACGATCAAGAATTTGTCATTAGGCATCTATGCAAAGAAGGCGATATGCGTTGGCACAAATTAAAACAAAAAATGTAG
- a CDS encoding DUF3768 domain-containing protein: METKTKTIAQLNDAFRKSEPNEYWLLTAGARATDVHELLTKVATFDDFNEDNDPYGEHDFGIIEINGDKYDWKIDYYDLDLIYASPDPTNESLTRRVMTIMHSSEY; this comes from the coding sequence ATGGAAACTAAAACTAAAACAATTGCCCAGTTAAATGATGCTTTCCGTAAATCCGAACCTAACGAGTATTGGTTATTGACCGCAGGAGCTAGGGCAACAGATGTACATGAACTTCTAACAAAGGTAGCTACTTTTGATGATTTTAATGAGGATAACGATCCATACGGTGAGCATGATTTCGGAATTATTGAAATTAACGGGGATAAATACGACTGGAAGATTGACTATTACGATCTCGATCTTATATATGCCAGTCCAGACCCAACTAATGAGAGTCTTACCCGTAGAGTAATGACCATCATGCACAGCAGCGAATATTAA
- a CDS encoding siphovirus Gp157 family protein, whose product MNTLIEISRDLIDLEQQLEDLIDNPEAQDEAIARYLESFNSTIADRDQKLDNYAGLIQELQARADVRKAESDRLSNRSQIDENKVKALKSNLKKFFEAHKLKTVETDRYRLTLAKNGGKAPMILDDVPASELPEQFTYREIDRVAVRQALDKGEVLDFARLGDRGQSLRIK is encoded by the coding sequence ATGAATACACTTATCGAAATTTCGAGAGATTTGATCGACCTAGAGCAACAGCTAGAGGATTTAATTGATAATCCCGAAGCTCAGGATGAAGCGATCGCCCGATACCTAGAGAGTTTTAACAGCACAATTGCAGACCGTGACCAAAAACTAGATAACTATGCAGGATTGATCCAAGAGTTACAGGCTAGGGCAGATGTTAGAAAAGCCGAATCTGACAGACTTAGTAACCGATCGCAGATTGATGAAAATAAGGTTAAAGCTCTCAAATCAAATCTGAAAAAGTTTTTTGAGGCACACAAACTCAAGACCGTCGAGACAGATCGGTATCGGTTGACCCTTGCTAAGAATGGCGGGAAAGCTCCAATGATTTTAGATGATGTGCCAGCGTCCGAATTGCCAGAGCAGTTTACTTATAGAGAGATTGATCGGGTGGCAGTTAGACAGGCTTTAGATAAAGGTGAGGTTTTAGACTTTGCCAGATTAGGCGATCGCGGACAATCTTTGAGGATTAAATAA
- the xseA gene encoding exodeoxyribonuclease VII large subunit yields the protein MSRNNTQISVTALTQKITKLLRESIGEVRVLGEISGYKAASSGHRYFTLKDDESQIDCVLWGSKQISFMPSDGMRVIVTGKLTVYATRGKYQIDCQSLIPAGQGELYLAFERLKQDLADGGFFDRKRPIPALPLHIGIVTSPTGAAIQDMLSTLNRRSPHCQIYLCPASVQGEYAAQEIANAITRLNQVLAGFNNAVLIVGRGGGSLEDLWAFNTLPVAEAIYNSEIPIISAVGHETDFTIADFVADVRVATPTAAAELVTQSDRNTLLGYIQAVEQELTENIQAVLESKKQKIDRLINSYGFQKLGDRLKNYSQRVDEAENALTKLINRNLKTARTKLDALEAHGKSLYPLSPLGRGFALLQDGNHIISASESLSEFDQIAIVRNSEVAHATIQTVKPKLTYDHD from the coding sequence ATGTCTAGGAATAATACTCAAATAAGTGTCACTGCCTTAACCCAAAAGATTACAAAGCTGCTCAGAGAAAGTATTGGTGAAGTTAGAGTATTAGGCGAGATTTCGGGGTATAAAGCTGCGTCCTCTGGGCATCGGTATTTCACACTCAAAGATGATGAGTCGCAAATAGACTGTGTACTCTGGGGTAGCAAGCAAATCTCCTTTATGCCTAGCGATGGGATGCGGGTAATTGTTACGGGTAAGCTGACGGTCTATGCCACGAGGGGTAAATATCAGATTGATTGCCAATCTCTAATACCTGCTGGTCAAGGTGAGTTATATCTGGCTTTTGAGAGATTGAAACAGGATTTAGCTGATGGTGGATTTTTTGATCGCAAGCGTCCTATCCCAGCATTACCTTTGCATATCGGCATAGTCACTTCTCCCACAGGAGCAGCCATACAGGATATGTTATCTACTCTTAATAGGCGATCGCCACACTGTCAGATTTATCTATGTCCAGCTAGTGTGCAAGGGGAATATGCAGCCCAAGAAATTGCCAATGCTATCACCAGACTAAATCAAGTTTTAGCGGGCTTTAATAATGCGGTGCTGATTGTGGGTCGGGGTGGTGGTTCTTTAGAAGATTTATGGGCGTTTAATACTTTACCCGTTGCCGAAGCTATTTATAATTCAGAAATTCCTATAATCTCCGCAGTTGGGCATGAGACAGATTTTACGATCGCTGATTTTGTTGCCGATGTCCGTGTCGCTACGCCAACCGCCGCCGCCGAATTAGTAACTCAGAGCGATCGCAATACTTTACTCGGTTATATTCAAGCGGTTGAGCAAGAGTTAACTGAGAATATTCAAGCAGTCTTAGAGTCTAAGAAGCAAAAAATTGATCGCTTAATTAATAGCTATGGATTTCAGAAATTGGGCGATCGCTTGAAGAACTACAGTCAAAGGGTAGATGAAGCTGAGAATGCCTTAACCAAGCTGATAAATCGCAACTTAAAAACTGCCAGAACTAAATTAGATGCTCTTGAAGCTCATGGTAAATCTCTATATCCATTGTCTCCTCTGGGTAGGGGTTTTGCCTTATTACAAGATGGCAATCATATTATTTCTGCCAGTGAATCTTTGAGTGAGTTTGACCAGATAGCGATCGTCCGTAATAGCGAAGTTGCCCATGCTACGATCCAGACCGTAAAGCCCAAACTAACCTATGACCATGACTAG
- the xseB gene encoding exodeoxyribonuclease VII small subunit has product MTSFEQQIQRLEIIVKTLDRGDEPIAVLLELYEEGMGLACKCREYLETAEQRVTLINQENG; this is encoded by the coding sequence ATGACTAGCTTTGAACAGCAGATTCAGCGATTAGAAATTATTGTAAAAACCTTAGATCGTGGTGATGAACCCATTGCAGTTTTACTGGAACTTTATGAAGAGGGTATGGGTTTAGCATGTAAATGCCGAGAGTATCTTGAGACTGCCGAGCAAAGGGTAACACTGATCAATCAAGAAAATGGCTGA
- a CDS encoding AbrB/MazE/SpoVT family DNA-binding domain-containing protein, whose amino-acid sequence MMYRTSLRKVGGSIMLAVPPSFLDMLQLQAGSIVGITVDDGKIIVTPQLKSGYSLDELLEQCDPDAPITDEDQEWFDLKPIGLEL is encoded by the coding sequence ATGATGTACAGAACAAGTTTACGCAAAGTCGGTGGATCAATTATGTTGGCTGTGCCGCCATCTTTCCTTGATATGTTGCAACTTCAGGCTGGTTCAATTGTGGGAATTACCGTTGATGATGGAAAAATTATTGTTACACCACAACTAAAATCTGGCTATTCCCTAGATGAATTGTTAGAACAATGTGACCCAGATGCTCCAATTACCGATGAAGATCAAGAGTGGTTTGATTTGAAACCCATAGGGCTTGAACTATGA
- a CDS encoding DNA-binding transcriptional regulator, translated as MQLKTRNYADLISELQQRLDLNQAEIAQRIGTTCLSISRWKNGHHHPSPMAIALLRQTVLDLGDRGKDLLKEYFCG; from the coding sequence ATGCAGTTAAAGACTAGAAACTACGCAGACTTAATATCTGAGCTTCAGCAAAGGCTAGATTTAAATCAAGCTGAAATTGCTCAAAGAATTGGTACCACTTGCCTATCTATTAGCCGTTGGAAAAATGGACATCATCATCCGTCTCCTATGGCGATCGCTTTGCTCAGACAAACTGTTTTAGATTTGGGCGATCGGGGGAAGGATTTACTAAAAGAGTATTTTTGTGGCTAA
- the cas2 gene encoding CRISPR-associated endonuclease Cas2 — MLFYVITYDIPCDKRRKKVSDLLEGYGKRVQYSVFECVLSNAKFEELCKRLPKKIKIAEDSMRLYPISKHTVGQVIIWGEPPLTELPQSTVI; from the coding sequence ATGCTATTTTATGTAATTACCTATGATATTCCTTGTGATAAGCGTCGCAAGAAAGTTTCAGATTTACTAGAAGGATATGGCAAACGGGTTCAATACAGCGTATTTGAATGTGTTTTATCCAATGCCAAATTTGAGGAATTATGTAAACGTCTTCCTAAAAAAATAAAAATTGCTGAAGATAGTATGAGACTTTACCCAATTTCTAAGCATACCGTTGGACAAGTTATAATTTGGGGTGAGCCACCGTTAACTGAGTTACCACAATCTACAGTTATTTAA
- the cas1 gene encoding CRISPR-associated endonuclease Cas1 — translation MRSLYISQQGCYISLKQEQIIIKQGENILDKVQIPLLEQILIFGKSQVTTQVITTCLQRDIPIAYLSRMGYCYGRVIAIERGYRQLSRYQQQLSILERLLIARQIVNAKIKNSRVILQRQNRRKASEHLCSTIQSLDYLCDRTFQVETTDQLLGIEGAAAAAYFSAFSECIDNPEFVFSARTRRPPGNPVNAMLSFGYQVLWNHILALVELQGLDPYHACLHQSSEKHAALASDLIEEFRAPIVDSLVLYLVNRGVINLGSDFEYRDGGCYLNDSGRKKYLKAFIQRMEQSLQTDSGEQPRWDTLTQQIRAYKNCVYEPTMTYKPYLIR, via the coding sequence ATGCGATCGCTATATATTTCACAGCAGGGTTGCTATATTTCTCTTAAACAAGAGCAAATAATTATTAAGCAAGGGGAAAATATCTTAGACAAGGTACAGATTCCTCTACTTGAGCAAATTCTGATCTTTGGCAAGTCACAGGTTACAACTCAAGTTATTACCACTTGCTTACAAAGAGATATTCCGATTGCCTATCTTTCTCGGATGGGATATTGCTATGGTCGTGTTATTGCCATTGAAAGAGGCTATCGACAGTTATCCCGTTACCAGCAACAGCTATCAATTTTAGAAAGACTATTAATTGCTAGACAAATTGTTAATGCAAAAATCAAAAATAGTCGTGTGATCCTGCAACGCCAAAATAGACGTAAAGCCTCGGAGCATTTATGCTCAACTATTCAAAGTTTAGACTACCTGTGCGATCGCACATTCCAAGTCGAAACTACAGACCAGTTACTGGGAATTGAAGGAGCCGCCGCCGCCGCTTATTTTTCAGCTTTTAGTGAGTGTATAGATAATCCTGAGTTTGTATTTAGTGCTAGAACTCGCCGACCACCAGGGAATCCAGTTAATGCTATGCTCAGTTTTGGGTACCAAGTTCTTTGGAATCACATACTCGCTCTTGTGGAGTTACAAGGTCTTGATCCCTATCATGCTTGCTTACATCAAAGTTCAGAAAAACACGCAGCATTAGCTTCTGATTTAATCGAAGAATTTCGTGCTCCTATTGTGGATTCTCTAGTTCTTTATTTGGTAAATCGTGGTGTAATTAATCTGGGTAGCGACTTTGAGTATCGTGATGGTGGATGTTATCTTAATGATTCTGGACGCAAAAAGTATTTGAAGGCTTTTATTCAAAGGATGGAGCAATCTTTACAAACTGATTCAGGAGAACAACCCCGTTGGGATACCCTCACTCAGCAAATTAGAGCTTATAAAAACTGTGTATATGAGCCAACTATGACTTATAAACCGTATTTAATTCGATAA